A region of the Hyperolius riggenbachi isolate aHypRig1 chromosome 9, aHypRig1.pri, whole genome shotgun sequence genome:
gactcaaacctagaaatctctgtgacaataatatcatcattgactacatatgagtgaagctccaccagagctgcaaaggtagtaagcacaacagcaatgcctactgaagtgggcaacacctcagaaggacttggggggcaggagacatcgccTACAAGTTctacaccctttgggaggaactcggaggtctccaggacatcagacaagacctcaggaacataattttccaagttttctgagaaggattctgaactatccatgttacagggcaaaactggaactttattttgtggacagggtagatgtcccagggaaggttccaccataaactgagactgaatttcatcatcatgagcggaaagcACAGGAACacctactggaacacacactgactccctaactttaatctcactgcacccagaattctgcgtagcagtcaaaccagcttgcaactccaaaactgcagaaaaacaggtgagtatagtagcaatacctagacgagcctctagggacactgcaggagactctaaacaaggccatattaactcatccagagtacagggtgcagaatcagcattttcctcagaacaagaaagggactcacaaatgtcagtgcgagtggagatcatgttttcattcatggtacagggcagattcagagaaaacttctctgggcaaagcaaagaagcttcagcatcagattcacaaaaccgaagtgctgtctcactcctagattcggctaacaatgtcaaatccgaggagtcagaacgcaaaacttgcgaatcaaaaatcgccttaggttgcgaaactgacgcttccatagcgcaaacctccgcgatctgcggggcagactgtaaggcgttcaggacagaaacactggagcaactgtcaccaggcaacgggcccctacaggtgtgaacagggtgagacaaagacgcattagcagtagaaatagcgacaacatcaggaaaaactttattagaatcaattgattggtgtgtgtgcaactcatccaaaatcgtctgccatacataaataaccagatccacatcatcctcgtcacattcatcggaaacaATCAaagggtacatagaatcgagacaatcattcaagacatctttgctttttgcgatgtaaaaatcgcaaaaggctttccaatcaaaatcaaattcctccatcaaggccccaatgtcccatgcggcaaatggaggttcaaacaggccagtatccagataatcttcaTGTGGGTGGAgtttaggaacaagaacagattttttaactgctttaatatagtgtgcgatcctacctataacaggatccacataagctttggattggggcaaaaaccccggagactgagcaacatcattatcatactgaatggttttgcacatttcagacttgacagaaataacctctttatttgtggttgctatgggcaactaatcttttggctgacaagccaaatcagcagattggcctgcaagcatcaattcattaacatatggaaatgacacagaaatgttgcataacctaatctgatcagcgtcatgcactgcaggaaaaaactcatagaaataacctggcaggggaattctaagcttacgagaaaatacatgactcagaaatctgcgaaggttatgtctcagattctcgtgtctggcatactcatcagcccacacaaacagatccccttggaaaagattgtaagcaatctgaccactccaagtggaaatattggtggcctgaaattcaggatttgccaagaatctggaacattctgatataaactcatctctggtttcagagtccagtatcttaaacctcttaaagatacaggacccatatttgaccaaatcgtacaaatcggaaattccctctacactgggaatttcggttcagctggtcatactgtaacgattgtggaattctctccgtgatcagcgcacaagacgtgcgctgagactgtggaaatcctccacaagcgtgtaatttgagggaacccagcaaaaggtgcaatgcacctgtagagggaaattcctgtcggcaggtgtagctgtggagtgcagaggaacagctcctctgtcctaccacacacgccagacaggaattgcacgaagggaagaaacgcagggcaagatagccctgaatgagattgagcaaagggacagattgtatgtgtgtgcaccaaactagtcgccaacccgcgacggtgcatacacaacagcagatatgaagtaggaatgcaatcgcgagagaggcgattgccagaggtgacacaaggctacagcaaggcagagcacgagagtagcaaaggcacagcaaatcatacaatgagaagataaggaaaataacaaacgctagctaaacgcgaacaccgcactcattcgcaacagtgcacgcgtttatgcgcggtctccgcatgataagaacaacagagacaagcacgcctaactaaccaccgacagacaaacatgaaacagaggacgcgagcgcttgcttaacggttacctcaccgagcctccagcgagcattcgtagcagacaagacagatacacgaaaacaggaataagtgagagataggatccacagcactagcgcaagaggctagtgcgatccaggaagacagaacagaaggatccacagcactagcgcaaggcgagtgcgatccaagtacagcaagagagtagcagaccagaaggatccacagcactagcgcaaggcaagtgagatccaagtatagaaagagagatggagatcagacggatccaaagcactagcgcaaggcgagtgcgatcctggcaagacagatcagatgagatagctggtagcaaccgctgctccagctatactccaagaacaaagatcagaacgacttcctgtcgaccaccgctgggacaggacaatcgcaacagacaaacaaaacagatatgcaatcctaactgcactagggaacctgcctagtgcagtcccaggaattactccaggctaatcttcaaacaaagagcaaggctgacacaggactaacccttatgaccagcccaggtctgtgatatcacatggtatatatagagcaagcctacaaaggatgtggctaggcaatctgcatgacaaacatatgcaaattcctcagcagcaagctaccaaactgacaaaaggtctctcttccagagacctgcagaatgcagacctgaacagtggtcaaaaaactgccgAGTGGATCCTCacaatttctttattacagctgatacaaatcctgcaataaatctacagtgtgtctactaccttgttcatggaagcagtcatagggttaacatcctgtgtttacaaattagctgctctgccaaggaagccagctgacacagctgagagatcaaattacagttgtgattagtcacagatgagggtcaagtagacaggctaaactctctaaatacatacagagtgcattcctctgtgttttccttctgtcctgtgcaagagttctggtccactttaagaacataaattgtaatgtaaatatGGTTTGCTATAAAACTCACTAGCATACTTTACTTTTCAGTGTTACTTgtttgttagaaatggattgtacAGTGAATGGAAGCTggggatataataataataataataataataataataattacatagttacatagttatttggcttgaaaaaagtcatacgtccatcgagttcaacaagaaaataaagtacaacaccagcctgctccttcacatatccctgttgatccagaggaaggcaaaaacccttacaaggtatggtccaattagcaccaaataataataataatataaaaccaCAGGAAAGAGCACCatcttaaccattttagccttttggacatGACTGTCACATCCAAAAGACTGCTGCTGCACGCTCCCGTGCTTGATCACGCGTGCGCCTGCATGCTCCCCTGCTGCCGCCCCTTAGCccacagatcaatgaatgggaacacagttcccattcattgatctaagtccccagtagaaagaccgacggcttctttgAGAAGCTGTGATCTTTTTGAAGAaataaaaagtttcccatcctccatatacttcctggaagcaagaGTGCCCGCTTCCagaactaaaaaaagaaaaaaattattaaataaacacacaatattgcatttaaaattaactgtttacctcccacaccaaaaattacccaaataaaatgtttaatgaaaaaaaattacaattaaaaaaaaaggatctgaactttttttaatatgcatgtgtagAGGGTATATTGCTAATGTTTTTTCAATAAtaagcttgtaattagggatggacgcaaaactgaaaaaatgcccctttatttccaaataaaatattatacattatgatagggacataatttaaatggtgtaataaccaggacaaatgggcaaaaaagatatataggttttaattatggtggcatgtattatttcaaggctataatggccgaaaactgagaaataatgattgttttcccatttttttcttaatattaaaaaaaaagaattcttagcaaaatgtaccacccaaatgaagcctaattggtgacggaaaaaacaagatatagatcaattcattgtgataagtagtgataaagttattggtgaatgaatgggaagtggAAATTGCTCgggtgcataaggtgaaaaacggctgaaggcttaagtggttaatctttaTTGGTAATTCTGTATGCTTCATTCACAGCTATTGCAAGCCTACATAAAAGAAGATGTAAATCAGACCATGGTACAGGAATTTGTCTTGGTTGCATTTACAAGCCTAAAACAATTGCAAATACTGCTGTTTGTCTTTATTTTGTTGGCATACATTATCTGTATTACAGGAAATATCGTCATCATCTTATTAGTTAGATTTGAACCGTCACTTCAGACTCCAATGTACTTTTTCATAAGCACCTTTGCTGTTCTTGAAGTCATGTTTGTGAACGTCATTGTACCCAAACTTCTAGACAACTTAATTTCAGAAAATAAGAAGATATCTGCACTTGGGTGCTTCACACAGATGTTTGCCTTCAATAGCTTAAGTTTGACAGAATGTTATTTGCTATTGGTAATGGCTTTTGATAGAGACTTAGCTATTAGTAAACCTTTGAACTACTCATCACTTATGAGAAAGGAGCTTTATACTGCGCTAGCTGTGGCTCCGTGGGTTGGTGGTTTTGCAATTTCTTCAGTGGCAACTACTTACACAGCTCAACTGAAATTCTGTGGTCCAAATCAGATCAACCATTTCCTATGTGATGTTGCTCCTCTTCAGAATTTGTCTTGTTCAGATCCTTACATGAGTAAATTAGCTACAATATTAGCATCTGTCCTTGCTGCAATTATTCCGGTGTTCATTATAATTGCATTCTATGTTCATATTATATACATTATCTCAAAAATTAAAGGTGCTGAGGGCAAAAACAAAGCCTTCTCCACCTGCTCATCTCATGTTACAGTGGCGGCTCTGTACTATGGTGCaggcatttctgtatacattcaaCCCACGGGCAGACagaatgataaattcttcacccTAATATATGCTCTTCTTACACCTTCATTAAACCCTTTCATATATACATTGAGGAATCGAGATGTGAAGTTGGCGCTAAAAAAATCTGTACGGAAGAGAAGACTTTTATTTTCTAGCTCATAAAAGACAAGTTTGATGGAAACACCATTGTAGCTATTTCTATCTGTTTACCTTCTGGTGTGGAATGCAGTTACCAATTTTCAATGACTATGAACTTTCTTCATCTCCACATATAGTGTTATCCTGTTTACTCCACTCAGAGCAGGTGCTTGGAGCCtattgggtgtcaaggggcccttcTACGAGCTTCACCCCCTGAAGTTACTGAGGAGATCATAAGGGGCAACCAAAACTACTATCCCGCCTAGGTCTCCATTGCATTTTAATACATCTCTGACTTTAATTCACGTATTGTAAAAGTGAGAAAACATTGGGTGCAGCTATTCCAGTTACTATGAGTAGAGGTGAAAGGTTAGCTGGAGAGCTGCCTGGAGAGTATTCAAATGTTTTTAAAACCAGCTAGGAATATCAATACCAAGCAGGCGCGTCGCTAGCGTCACATATCggtggcacgtgccacggataTGGCTTTGGGGTGCCCCTAATTACTGCTCTGGGGTGTATAACGGGAGTGCCACGAATGTTTTTACTTTGCGCGGCCACCGTTTACACAATAcggcggccgccatgttgtgggcgGTGCTCGCCGCTCAGAAGCACTGTTGGTCCCCTTGTCCAtccgccccctgcccaatcaggAGCACCAGGCAGGGGGTGTGAGATTGAATGAataggcagggggctggagagagcgtgagtagctccgccccctgcacgtgtAGTGGAGACATCTCGGAGGAGCCAGTTTTGAATTGCCCGCCTGGTACCCGCTGACCCTCGCTGATCCTCCGCAATCCGCATGCCACCAATAGGGACCGAGAAGCCTCTGGTGCAGAGCCAAGTGAGGGGGAGAACTGTCACAGCCAGCTTGGAGGTCGGACACAGGCAGGGTGCAGCCGCGGCAGCTAGTTAACCCTGTGCATTGCAGACTCCAGACCAGGgaggagaggtgtgtgtgtgtgtgtgtgtgtgtgtgtgtgtgtgtgtgtcccattgtgtatgtatgtgtgtcccattgtgtatgtatgtgtgtgtgtgcatgtatgtgtgtcccattgtgtatatatgtgtatatgtatgtatgtatgtgtcccattgtgtatatatgtgtatatgtatgtatgtgtgtcccattgtgtatgtatgtgtatgtgtgtgtgtgtgtgtgtgcgtgtgtgtgcgtgcgcgcgcttCATCCTCTATTCCTTATTGTGTGTatctgtgccccattgtgtgtgtctGCGCCTGAGCCCCATCCTCCATGTCCCATTACAGTCTAggctgttactatgtgcctgtactgatagctgcagtgtgtgctgatctctgctacctccagtatgtacagttaagctgttactctgtgcctgtactgatactaaactagctgcagtgtgttctgatctctgttacctccagtatacacagtataagccgttactctgtacctgtactgatagtaaactagatgcagtgtgtgctgatctctgctgcctccagtatgtacagtataagtcgttactctgtgcctgtactgatagtaaactagctgcagtgtgtgctgatctctgctacctccagtatgtacagtataagctgttactctgtacctgtactgatagtaaactagctgcagtgtgtgctgatctctgctgcctccagtatgtacagtataatccgttactctgtacctgtactgatactaaactagctgcagtgtgtgctgatctctgctacctccagtatgttcagtataagccgttactctgtacctgtactgatagtaaactagctgcagtgtgtgctgatctctgctgcctccagtatgtacagtataagctgttactctgtacctgtactgatagtaaactagctacagtgtgtgctgatctctgctacctccagtatgttcagtataagccgttactctgtacctgtactgatagtaaactagctgcagtgtgtgctgatctctgctgcctccagtatgtacagtataagccgttactctgtgcctgtactgatagtaaactagctgcagtgtgtgcggatctctgctacctccagtatgtactgtataagctgttactctgtgcctgtactgatagtaaactagctgcagtatgtgctgatctttgctacctccagtatgtagtgtataagctgttactctgtgcctgtactgatagtaaactagctgcagggtgtgcttatccctgctactttcagtatgtacagtattagctgtaaagcctggtacacacatacaattttgattagccaattttagctctgttcatcaaaattCATTGtccgttggcccacttactgcatgggggtggtaaaattggtcagtgattgaccattcaaaattgtatgtgcgtatacatctttgatctatggctATACTGATTGtcaattatttaaataaaggacatagggctccatccaatattttgatgggcagctTATTttgatctgtagcttacaccgctgctaagttcatgtaaatttggccccacccatagcCACGCTCACTCACGGTATGAGCACGCCCATTGTTTTTGCTGCGccttgtgcccacaggtgcccctgaTTTTCAAGGACCCTAGGTACCAAGGGACTGTCAATAAAATATATGTTGTATAATGTATAAACAGCTGTGAAAATCCAACCTTAATAATGTCAATGTCTCACATGTCAGACAGAAGATGAGTTTGAGATCAATTCTtagcctccttgccggtctaaaaaatccggcaaggaggcagcgccgcacttttttttattttttaaaatcatgtagcgagcccagggctcgctacatgatagccgctaagcggcggcatccccccacccactccgatcgccttcgacgatcagagtatgcagggaatcccgttgagaacgggatttcctgcagg
Encoded here:
- the LOC137533517 gene encoding olfactory receptor 6P1-like; this translates as MVQEFVLVAFTSLKQLQILLFVFILLAYIICITGNIVIILLVRFEPSLQTPMYFFISTFAVLEVMFVNVIVPKLLDNLISENKKISALGCFTQMFAFNSLSLTECYLLLVMAFDRDLAISKPLNYSSLMRKELYTALAVAPWVGGFAISSVATTYTAQLKFCGPNQINHFLCDVAPLQNLSCSDPYMSKLATILASVLAAIIPVFIIIAFYVHIIYIISKIKGAEGKNKAFSTCSSHVTVAALYYGAGISVYIQPTGRQNDKFFTLIYALLTPSLNPFIYTLRNRDVKLALKKSVRKRRLLFSSS